In Mycolicibacterium phocaicum, one DNA window encodes the following:
- a CDS encoding PaaI family thioesterase, which produces MLDFSTDTLSPEEAQRLRSVFEPLTQSVRELMDATARSDADADTIAAAKAEIESATARLRSKQLEKTWGLRFTTEGEWLPWTNAVVGLRNPVAPPLTVVLEATDYVWSEFSLGAAYEGPPNHAHGGVCAMILDHVLGEVASNDGTTRFTGTINVKYVRPTPLGKLRAEARIVRTEGFKAYGVAHIADDQGVTIEAEGVFIQPKWARG; this is translated from the coding sequence ATGCTCGACTTCAGCACCGACACCCTCAGCCCGGAGGAAGCGCAGCGCCTCCGTTCCGTATTCGAGCCGCTGACCCAGTCCGTCCGCGAACTGATGGACGCGACCGCCCGCAGCGATGCCGATGCCGACACCATCGCGGCCGCGAAAGCCGAAATCGAGTCGGCCACCGCGCGGTTGCGCTCCAAGCAACTGGAGAAGACCTGGGGCCTGCGCTTCACCACCGAAGGCGAGTGGCTGCCGTGGACCAATGCCGTTGTGGGCCTGCGCAACCCGGTCGCGCCGCCGCTGACGGTCGTGCTCGAAGCAACCGACTATGTGTGGTCCGAATTCTCCCTCGGCGCCGCCTATGAGGGCCCGCCCAACCACGCGCACGGCGGCGTCTGCGCCATGATCCTGGACCACGTGCTGGGTGAGGTCGCATCGAACGACGGCACCACCCGGTTCACCGGCACCATCAACGTGAAGTACGTGCGTCCCACGCCGCTGGGCAAGCTGCGGGCCGAGGCCCGCATCGTGCGCACCGAGGGTTTCAAGGCCTACGGGGTCGCCCACATCGCCGACGACCAGGGC